The Stutzerimonas stutzeri DNA window CGGCACGCCGGTAGGCACCCAGCAGCCCCCACGGCAGATAGGCGGCACGGATGAGCTGGAAGAAGCAGACGATGTAGTAGACGACCAGCAGCAGCGCGAAACCGCTGGCCGGCGACGGCTCGAGCCAGAGCGCACGCAGCGCCGCGGTACTGATTGTCAGGCTGAGCGCGCCCCAGAGCAGAAGAAAGAAGGTTTTCATCGCGAGTCCTGGTATCGGCTTTCGGCGAACGCGCATCGGAACAGAATTGCGCCAGCCAAACCCACAACCGCTTCACGAAACGGAGGCGATGAGCCGCGATCGTGCCGGCTTCGAGCAGCCGCGCACGCTTTTAGAACAGGCTGAGCTGATCGCCCTCGGCTGGCGCCGCACCGATCGGGGCTTCCGGCACCGCATCGGCATCGGCCACGGCGCCCGCCAGAACCAGCCGCTCGGCCAGCCCGGCGGCGCGCTCGGCGCGGGTGCTGACCGCTTCAGCCAGCCGCGCCGGCAGCGCCCAGATCTCCACCCGGCGCTTGGCGCGGGTTATGCCGGTGTAGAACAGCGCGCGCGTCAGCAGCGGGCTCGGCTGATCCGGCAAGGCCAGCAGCACCTCGGTGAATTCCGAGCCCTGGCTCTTGTGCACGGTCATGGCGAAGGCGCTGTCGTGGCTCGGCAGCCGTGCCGGCGCGAAGCCGCGGTAACCGTTGTCACCCTCGAAGAACACCCGCAGGCCCTGCTCGGTTTTCAGGCACAGGCCGATATCGCCGTTGAACAGCCCCAGCGCGTAGTCGTTCTGCCGGACCATCACCGCACGGCCGGGATACCAGCGTTCGCGGGCCGGCACGCCGAGGCGACGCCTGAAGCGTGTTTCCAGCGCCTCGTTGATACCGGTCACGCCGAACGGGCCCTCGCGTTGCGCAGTCAGCGCCCGGAAACCGTTGAAGGCCTCGAACGCCGGGCCTGGATCGCCCTGCCGCGCAGCCTGCAGGTAACCGCCGTAACCCTGCTCCAGCCGCTCGATCAAGGCGGTCGCGCCGGGCGTCGCGTTCCAGGCGAGATCCGCACGACCTTCCTGCAGCAGCGCGACGGTGCCTTTCGCATCGCCAGCGTTGATCCGCCGCGCCAGCTCGCCGATGCCGCTGTCGCCGGCGAAGCGGTGACTGTGGGTGAGCAGCACCACCGCATCGCCGAGGCGCGAGCGCGGCGTCTCGACCGGCACGGGCTGGCCGGTGATGCGCTCCAGCTCGCTTGCCGCCCCGGCATCGAAGCCACGGCCTTCGCAGAGTTCGGCGAACACCGCACCGGCCTCCACGGCGGCCAGCTGATCCTTGTCGCCGAGCAGGATCAGCCGCGCCTTCGGTGGCAGCGCGACGACCAGTTTGGCCATCAGCGCCAGGTCGACCATCGACGCCTCGTCCACCACCAGCACGTCCAACGCCAGCGGATTGGCCGCATCGTGGCGCACTCGGGGGCTGTCGCCGCGGCTGCCGAGCAGGCGGTGCAGGGTCCGCGCCTCGTCCGGCAGGGCCTCCTTCACCGCATCGCTGACCGGCAGCTCGGCCTTGGCGTTGCGGATCGCCTCGGCCATGCGTGCCGCGGCCTTGCCGGTGGGTGCAGCGAGGCCGATGGCCAGGCGCTCGCCGCCGGGCTGCTCGAGCAGCGCCGCCAGCAGGCGCACCACGGTGGTGGTCTTGCCGGTGCCGGGACCGCCGGAGATTACGGCCAGCCGACGCCGAACTGCCTGGGCGGCGGCCAGGCGCTGCCAGTCGGGGCGCTGCTGATTGAAGGCGAACAAGCGCGCCAGGCTCTCGGCGAGCCGTGCTTCGTCCACCTCGGGCGCATCGCCGGTGCGGGCCAGCAGCTGTTCGGCCAGCTGCTGTTCGTAGGCCTGGTAGCGGGCCAGGTAGAGCCGGTCGCCGACCAGGGTCAGCGGCGCATAGTCGTCCGGTGTCCCGACCAGCGTGGAAGCTTCGAGCTGTGCGTGCCAGACGGGCAGCGCCGGCATGCTGAGATCGACATCGGGCCAGGGGCGCCTTCCGGCCAGGCGTTCCAGTGGAAGACAGACATCGCCGGCCGCCAGCGCCTCGCAGCACAGCGTGGCGGCGAGTAGCACCGCTTCGGGCGCCTGCGGTTCCAGGCGTTGCAGGCTGGCGACAAAGGCGCGCTCCAGCGGGCCGAGGGGCAGATCGGCAAGGGTCATATATCGCTCCTGGTCGGCAGGAAAGCGCTGCCACGCCCATTCTCGCGGTCAAGACCGCCAAAGCGCATCATCACCGTCCCTCCTCGAACAGTCGATCCAGCGCATCGAGCAGCGCATCGTCCGGCCGCGCGAAGTAGACGCCGGCCTCGGGCATGCCGCGCAGGAACAGGTAGAAGGCGCCGCCCAGCTGCTCGTCGCGAAAATCCGCCAGGCGCTGGCGCAGGAAGCGGCGCAGCGCCACCAGATAGATCAGGTATTGCAGGTAGTAATGCTCGCCGGCCAGCGCCTGCAGCAGCCGCTCGCCGCCGTAGTAGCTGGCGTCCGGGCCGAGCCAGTTGGACTTGTAGTCGGCGATGTACCAGCGGCCGCCGTGCTCGAAGGTCAGGTCGATAAAGCCTTTGAGAAAGCCCTTGAGGCTGTCGAATTCCAGCCGCGCTGCGGCCTCGCGCAGCGGTGCGGCCAGTCCGTTGGCCGGGTCGGTCAGCAAGGCGCGCAGGCGCGCCACGTCCAGATCCCGCACCGGGAAGGTAAAGCCCAGTTCCGGCAGGCGTCTGGCCGATTTCAGCGCGGCGAGGGTGAGGCCGGCGCCATCCATATCGGTTTCCAGCACCTTCTGCAGGTGGCTGATGGCTATCTCCTTCCATTCCAGCGGCAGGCCGTAGGCCTTGAGCGCCGGCTCGACCAGCGCATCCAGCTCGCCCTTGCCCCGCGCCCAGTTCTCGAGGATGGCATGCAGACAGGTACCGGCCCGCGCGCCGCGTGGGAAGGCGAAGAAGCCGCTGCCCGGCTCGCCGGCATCGGGCATCGCCAGGGCGTCGCGGTCCGGCGCTTCCATGTGCATGCCGGCGGCCAGCCCGGAGAAGCTGCCGATGCGCCAGGCGCTGTAGAGGCTGCGGTTGAGCTGCGCCAGCTGCTCGGGCGGCGCTGCGCGGCTGCTGCCCTGGGTGCTGGCCTCACGCGACTCGAGCGGCAGGCAGGCCATGCGCCCGTCGCTCGCAGCGACCAGCCGCTCGATGGCCAGACGCAGGCTACCGCCGTTGAGGCCAGCCAGGTGGTTGCCCAGCTCCGTCAGTGGCTGCTCGCCCGGCAGTTCGCGGCCGTGCAGCAGCCAGGCCAGGGCGCTGCTGTGCAAGCCTTCGTCGGGCAGATTGCCATCCTTCTTCGCCTTGGGCAGGCTCACCGGCCCCCAGTGCAGCCAGAGCCGGTCACGGGCGCGGGTCAGGGCGACGTAGGCGAGCCGCAGCTGTTCGGCGAACACCTCCTGGCGGGCGCGTTCGAGGTTGTCCTCCAGTTCGCCGCTGCCCAGGTCCAGCAGCGGCTGGCCATCGGCATCGTGACAACGGGCACTGTCCTGGTTCTTGCCGAGCAGCTTGCCGTCCCAGAGAAACGGGCAGAACACCAGCGGGTATTCCAGCCCCTTGCTGGTGTGGATGGTGACGATCTGCACCCGTTCGGCATCGCTTTCCAGGCGCAGCAGCGCTTCTTCACCGGCGCCTTCGCTGCCGCGCTGGGCGTTGAACCAGGCGAGCAGCGGCTCGAGCCCGGGCCGCAGCAGGCTCTCGGCCTGCAGCAATTCACCGAGGTGCAAGAGGTTGGTCAGCCGACGTTCGCCGTCGACCCGCGCCAGCAGGCGTTCAGCCACCGCCTGCTCGTCGAGCCAGGCGCGGAACACGCGCATGAAGCCCTGCTGCTGCCAGAGCTGGTGGTAGCGCTCGGCGGCTTCGCGCTCGGCGTCCCATTCATGCTGGTCATCCTGGCAGCGGGCGAGATCGGCGGCGCTGCGGCCCAGCAGGCGCGTCGCCAGGGCATGCCGCAGCAGACCCTCGCGTCCCGGCTCGGCATAGGCGGCCAGCACCGCGGCCAGCTCACCCGCCTCCTCGCTGCGCCAGACGCTGTCGCGCCCGCGGCGCACGCTGGGCACGCCACGCGCGGCCAGCTCGTCGGCGATCATCCCGGCCTGGCGGTGATTGGCCACCAGCACGGCGATATCGCCGCCCTGGAGCGGGGCGAAGCCGCCATCCTTGTCGAAACCTGCGCGTCCCTCGGCGGCGGCGGCCAGCTGCACGGCGATGCGTCGCGCCGTGTCGCTCGCCGTCAGTTGCGCGGCCTCGGCCTTGCCCAGCGGATCGTCGCCGAGCCAGACCAGCGACAGCGGCGCCGCCTTGCCCTCCTCTGCCAGACGCAGGCTCGCACGCGGCTTGTCGGCGGCACCCACCGGTGGGTAGCGCAGGTCGGGTTGGGCGAACGGCTGCGGATGGTCGAACAGCTGGTTGAGCGCGGCGATCAGCTCGGGCGTCGAGCGGTAGTTGGTCGGCAGGTTGAAGGGCTCACGATCGGCTTGCTGCTTGGCCGTCATGTAAGTGGCCAGGTCCGCACCGCGGAAGGCGTAGATCGCCTGCTTGGGATCGCCGACGAAGCACAGCGAGGCATCACGGCCCTTGGCATAGATGCGGTTGAAGATGGCGTACTGAATCGGGTCGGTGTCCTGGAACTCGTCGATCAGCGCCAGCGGATAGGTCGCACGCAGCGATGCCGCCAGGTCCTCGCCGACCGGGCCTTGCAGTGCCTGATCCAAACGATTCAGCAGGTCGTCGAAGGCCAGCAGCCGCTGCGCCGCCTTGCGTTCAGGCAACTCTCGGTTGAGCCGCTCGAGCAGCGCCACTTGAAGGGCGATCAGCCGCTGCTTGCCGGCCGGCAGTGCGTCGGCCACCTGATCGGCCAGCTCGTCCAGGGCCTGGGCCAGCTCGCACACCGGCGCGTCGAAGCCCTTCTTGCAGGCCTTGCTTAGCGCGCGCGCGCCGAACTTCGCCGCGCCCTCAGGCAGGTCGAACATCACCGCCGGATCGGCAAAATAGGCATCCAGTTCCGCCTGCCATGGCGCAAACTTGATGCGCTTGTGCGTGCTCTGGCTGAGCCCGCCATGTGCCAGCAATTCGGCGACCCAGGCGCTACCCGCCTGCTTCCACAACTCGGCAGCCCGCTGCCAGGCCGCCTCGACCGGGCGCAGATCGGCCGCGACCGGCACGCCCTGCGGTTCGACCCGCAGATAGGGCTTGCCCAGATGACTGCGCAGCCGCTGGCGCAACCACTGCGGAGTGATCCGGCTCTTGGCCAGGAAGCGTGCCCAGGCCGGGTCGGCATCGGCCAGCTCGCTACGCCAGGCGTCGGCGAGCAGCGCGTCGATGATCTCGCGGTCATCGGCAGTCAGCTCGCTGTCGAAATCGCCGCCGGCCTCGAAGGCGGCATCCTGCAGGGCGCGCTGGCAGAAGCCGTGGATGGTGAAGATCGCCGCCTCGTCGAAGCCGTGCACCGCCAGCAACAGGCGCCGCCGCGAGGCGTCGTCCGGGTAGCGGGCGTGCAGGCGATTGAGAAAGTCATCGCTGCTCGGCGTGCCCTCATAAACCGCCAGCAGATCGGCCAGCCGCGCGCGGATGCGCTCGCGCAGCTCGGCGGTGGCGGCGGTGGTGTAGGTAACCACCAGAATCTGCCCCACCGAAAGCTGGCGCTCCAGCAGCAGACGCGCATAGAGCGCGGTGAGCGTCCAGGTCTTGCCGGTACCGGCGCTGGCTTCGATCAGCGAGCGGCCGTCGAAGGGCGAGTCGAGCAGGTCGAGCTTCATTCTTCCTGCTCCTCATCGGCCAGGGCATCCAGGGCTGGGCCGATCAGCTGTTCGGCCAGGGTTTCGAAACGCTCGTCCAGCGGCTCGCGGTCGCGGAAGGCCAAGGCGTTCCAGGGGTCTTCGGCTTCGGCGGGGATGGGGCTGAACTCGGCGCCGAGCCAGGCTTCGCGGGCGCGCTTGCGGGCGCAGTCCAGCGGCTCGCTGCCGCGGCTCGGCTTGCGGTAGCCGCGGGCAAAGGCCTGGCTGCTGCGCGGCAACAGCGGCAGTGGCTCGCGGATCGCGCTGCGGTAGGCCACCAGCCAGGGCTCCAGCAGCTCGGCGGCGTTGGCCAGCGGCCCCAGCTGCCAGTCACCGGCCGGCGAAAGCATCAGGCTGTGGCGCTCGATGCCGGGCGTGGCGCACAGGTTGAGCAGCAGGTGGCGCAGCCAGAACGGCGGCAGGTCCCATTCGCCGAGGCGGCCGAGCTTCCAGCCGAACAGCCCGCCCGGCGTCACGCCATCGAGCCAGCCATGCACACGCACGCCGGCCAGGGTGATATCCACCGGCAGCGGCTCGGGCACGGCGTCCGGGCGCAGTTCGAACAGCCGCGGTGCAAAGGCACGCACCGGGCCGCGCAGTTTGCCCCACAGCGCCTGGCCCAGCTCGCCGGTGGGCAGCCAGCCCGCCGCGCAGGCCATGCGCCGCTCCTCCTCGTCGCTCCAGCCCTGCTCCATCGCTTGCAGCGACAGGCGGCGCAGGCCGTTCCAGGCCGGCATTTCCAGGTCGAACGGTTCGTCGCTGGCAAGCGATTCCTGATCATCGGCCAGGCGCAGACCGAGGCGCTGTTCGAGCAGGAAGCGCGCCGGGTGGCGGAAGCACTGCAGCAGCTGCGACGGCTCGATGGTCAGCCAGGCCTCATCGGGTTCGGCGAGCAGGCTGGCGAAGGGTTGCGCCTGCGCCTGTGGTGGCTCGGCCAGGCGCTGGGCGGCGCGGAACCAGGGCAGCGAATAGCCGGCACAGGGCGCTTCGCCGAAATTACGCGGCGAGAACGGCTGCAACGGATGCGCGATGAGGATCGTCTGGCTGACCGGCCGCGCCCCGTCGGCCAGCACGGCGGTCATGTCCACCGCCTCCAGTACCTCGCTGAGCAGTACCGAGGGCGGCAGCACGGCGTTGTCGCGCGGGTCGCGGCCGACATAGGACAGGTACAGCGCCTGGCGCGCCGAGAGCAGCGTCTCCAGCAGCAGGTAGCGGTCGTCGAGGCGCCGCGCCCGGTCGCCACGGCGCGGATGCCGGCCGATCAAATCGAAGCCCGACGGCGGCGTGCGCCGCGGGAAGGCGCCATCGTCCAGGCCGAGCAGACAGACCACGCGGAACGGCAG harbors:
- the recD gene encoding exodeoxyribonuclease V subunit alpha, which translates into the protein MTLADLPLGPLERAFVASLQRLEPQAPEAVLLAATLCCEALAAGDVCLPLERLAGRRPWPDVDLSMPALPVWHAQLEASTLVGTPDDYAPLTLVGDRLYLARYQAYEQQLAEQLLARTGDAPEVDEARLAESLARLFAFNQQRPDWQRLAAAQAVRRRLAVISGGPGTGKTTTVVRLLAALLEQPGGERLAIGLAAPTGKAAARMAEAIRNAKAELPVSDAVKEALPDEARTLHRLLGSRGDSPRVRHDAANPLALDVLVVDEASMVDLALMAKLVVALPPKARLILLGDKDQLAAVEAGAVFAELCEGRGFDAGAASELERITGQPVPVETPRSRLGDAVVLLTHSHRFAGDSGIGELARRINAGDAKGTVALLQEGRADLAWNATPGATALIERLEQGYGGYLQAARQGDPGPAFEAFNGFRALTAQREGPFGVTGINEALETRFRRRLGVPARERWYPGRAVMVRQNDYALGLFNGDIGLCLKTEQGLRVFFEGDNGYRGFAPARLPSHDSAFAMTVHKSQGSEFTEVLLALPDQPSPLLTRALFYTGITRAKRRVEIWALPARLAEAVSTRAERAAGLAERLVLAGAVADADAVPEAPIGAAPAEGDQLSLF
- the recB gene encoding exodeoxyribonuclease V subunit beta, with the protein product MKLDLLDSPFDGRSLIEASAGTGKTWTLTALYARLLLERQLSVGQILVVTYTTAATAELRERIRARLADLLAVYEGTPSSDDFLNRLHARYPDDASRRRLLLAVHGFDEAAIFTIHGFCQRALQDAAFEAGGDFDSELTADDREIIDALLADAWRSELADADPAWARFLAKSRITPQWLRQRLRSHLGKPYLRVEPQGVPVAADLRPVEAAWQRAAELWKQAGSAWVAELLAHGGLSQSTHKRIKFAPWQAELDAYFADPAVMFDLPEGAAKFGARALSKACKKGFDAPVCELAQALDELADQVADALPAGKQRLIALQVALLERLNRELPERKAAQRLLAFDDLLNRLDQALQGPVGEDLAASLRATYPLALIDEFQDTDPIQYAIFNRIYAKGRDASLCFVGDPKQAIYAFRGADLATYMTAKQQADREPFNLPTNYRSTPELIAALNQLFDHPQPFAQPDLRYPPVGAADKPRASLRLAEEGKAAPLSLVWLGDDPLGKAEAAQLTASDTARRIAVQLAAAAEGRAGFDKDGGFAPLQGGDIAVLVANHRQAGMIADELAARGVPSVRRGRDSVWRSEEAGELAAVLAAYAEPGREGLLRHALATRLLGRSAADLARCQDDQHEWDAEREAAERYHQLWQQQGFMRVFRAWLDEQAVAERLLARVDGERRLTNLLHLGELLQAESLLRPGLEPLLAWFNAQRGSEGAGEEALLRLESDAERVQIVTIHTSKGLEYPLVFCPFLWDGKLLGKNQDSARCHDADGQPLLDLGSGELEDNLERARQEVFAEQLRLAYVALTRARDRLWLHWGPVSLPKAKKDGNLPDEGLHSSALAWLLHGRELPGEQPLTELGNHLAGLNGGSLRLAIERLVAASDGRMACLPLESREASTQGSSRAAPPEQLAQLNRSLYSAWRIGSFSGLAAGMHMEAPDRDALAMPDAGEPGSGFFAFPRGARAGTCLHAILENWARGKGELDALVEPALKAYGLPLEWKEIAISHLQKVLETDMDGAGLTLAALKSARRLPELGFTFPVRDLDVARLRALLTDPANGLAAPLREAAARLEFDSLKGFLKGFIDLTFEHGGRWYIADYKSNWLGPDASYYGGERLLQALAGEHYYLQYLIYLVALRRFLRQRLADFRDEQLGGAFYLFLRGMPEAGVYFARPDDALLDALDRLFEEGR